In the Leptospira sp. WS4.C2 genome, one interval contains:
- a CDS encoding type 1 glutamine amidotransferase domain-containing protein: MSNSTWNLRKSQFRLKTLKSNKKPIYLSFWNWEFFSQGMVILSFLLLQSPIFAKQKPKVLIVMSAADTLLLDGNQRHPTGVFVNELYHPVIALDHFGFELVFATPEAKKASLDPESLKDKYWNSKEEKEEAIRFLNSLLSFQKPVSLESAIKEQKNFISILVPGGQGLMTDLLYDKNLPLLLSSFQNQGKTIGLICHAPALLTTLPSGPLGEGFLFQGYRVNSVTKTEEWFIETFVMKGSPKVRKISELLKERGMIYESSFFPASGYATRDRNLVTSQNPFSGNEFTKLYLDAISDYLKKFSF, encoded by the coding sequence ATGTCGAATTCAACTTGGAACCTACGAAAATCCCAATTTCGTTTAAAAACCTTAAAATCAAACAAAAAGCCAATTTATCTTTCTTTTTGGAATTGGGAGTTCTTCTCACAAGGGATGGTGATTCTTAGTTTTTTGCTTTTGCAGTCGCCTATCTTTGCCAAACAAAAACCAAAAGTTTTGATTGTGATGAGTGCTGCCGATACACTTTTGTTAGATGGGAATCAAAGACACCCAACCGGTGTATTTGTGAATGAACTCTATCATCCTGTCATTGCGTTAGATCATTTTGGTTTTGAATTAGTGTTCGCCACTCCCGAAGCGAAAAAAGCCAGTTTGGATCCAGAAAGTCTAAAAGATAAATATTGGAATTCTAAAGAAGAAAAAGAGGAAGCCATTCGTTTTTTAAATTCTTTGCTTTCCTTTCAAAAACCGGTTTCATTGGAGTCTGCAATCAAAGAACAAAAGAATTTTATTTCCATCTTAGTACCTGGCGGCCAAGGGTTAATGACCGATTTGTTGTATGATAAAAACCTTCCTCTGTTACTCTCTTCCTTTCAAAACCAAGGAAAAACGATTGGTCTAATCTGCCATGCCCCTGCTTTGTTAACCACACTACCTTCCGGTCCTTTAGGCGAAGGTTTTTTATTCCAAGGATATCGGGTAAACTCAGTAACAAAAACAGAAGAGTGGTTTATTGAAACTTTTGTAATGAAGGGAAGTCCTAAAGTCAGAAAAATTTCTGAGTTATTGAAAGAACGTGGAATGATCTATGAATCTTCATTTTTTCCTGCCAGTGGTTATGCCACTCGTGATCGAAATTTAGTTACCTCACAAAATCCATTTTCTGGAAATGAGTTCACCAAACTTTATTTAGATGCTATTTCTGATTATCTAAAAAAGTTCTCTTTTTGA
- a CDS encoding Crp/Fnr family transcriptional regulator, producing MKVTKPVNLDPQGIRQLFLNHGKKIKLGKKEIFAKQGIHLFSVGLVESGGFKLVYKQGKKEWIKSFIFEGGILGSLPSILNQQKSTYSILALEPSEVFVLPANELKTKMEKEDRYKEFLIQFLSNLYLKKEERVADFLLLEPEKRYKKFILEYHSVLERISQIDQAAYLGITNVALSRIKKRTFLDNQK from the coding sequence ATGAAAGTTACAAAGCCCGTAAATCTTGACCCCCAAGGGATTCGTCAACTTTTCCTGAATCATGGAAAAAAAATCAAACTTGGCAAAAAGGAGATTTTTGCCAAACAAGGAATCCATTTATTTAGCGTTGGTTTGGTGGAATCGGGAGGATTCAAACTGGTTTATAAACAAGGGAAAAAAGAATGGATCAAATCTTTTATCTTTGAAGGTGGGATTTTAGGAAGTTTGCCAAGTATACTAAACCAACAAAAAAGCACCTATTCTATATTAGCTTTAGAACCAAGTGAAGTATTTGTCCTCCCTGCAAATGAATTAAAAACTAAAATGGAGAAAGAAGACCGATACAAAGAATTTCTCATCCAATTCCTTTCTAACTTGTACTTGAAAAAAGAAGAACGAGTTGCCGATTTTTTACTCTTAGAGCCTGAAAAACGTTATAAAAAGTTCATTTTAGAATATCATTCCGTTTTAGAAAGAATTTCCCAAATAGACCAAGCTGCCTATTTGGGAATTACCAATGTTGCCCTCAGTCGGATCAAAAAGAGAACTTTTTTAGATAATCAGAAATAG
- the trxA gene encoding thioredoxin — translation MAENLPKSFEELIQTHDKPILVDFWAPWCGPCKMVAPELEKLAKDWKGKVSIIKINTDEKQEIAGKYGITGIPTMILFKNGKEVHRISGAMRSEELKKVFGGMI, via the coding sequence ATGGCAGAAAATCTACCGAAAAGTTTTGAGGAGCTCATCCAAACACATGACAAACCGATTCTTGTGGATTTTTGGGCTCCTTGGTGTGGCCCTTGTAAAATGGTAGCACCGGAATTAGAAAAACTTGCCAAAGACTGGAAAGGTAAGGTTTCCATCATTAAAATCAATACAGATGAAAAACAGGAAATCGCAGGTAAGTACGGTATCACGGGAATCCCTACAATGATTCTTTTTAAAAATGGAAAGGAAGTTCATCGTATTTCTGGTGCTATGCGAAGTGAGGAACTTAAAAAAGTATTTGGTGGGATGATTTAA